In Catenulispora sp. GP43, the following are encoded in one genomic region:
- a CDS encoding TetR/AcrR family transcriptional regulator, which yields MSTAPEPSPELPPGPPPPSPSPRRAAPPRSARGTSARSREKILEAAVAEFGAKGFAGARTAEIAARAGVNQQLIAYHFGGKQGLLDELRARWTAASTEHTAQPAATLAESVRSYLDLTLDQPDWSRLVVWRALGDASDTPPEEQSGRLRAAVDGIRRRQADGEIAEDLDPAFALLLCYALTFAPIALPHFVRDITGLDPLSPEYRDRCAAEIVKLLAPRDSNPDERPSV from the coding sequence ATGTCCACCGCACCGGAACCGTCGCCCGAGCTGCCGCCCGGACCGCCGCCACCCTCCCCCTCGCCGCGCCGTGCCGCGCCCCCGCGGTCCGCACGTGGCACCTCGGCGCGATCGCGCGAGAAGATCCTCGAAGCCGCGGTCGCCGAGTTCGGCGCGAAGGGCTTCGCCGGCGCGCGCACCGCCGAGATCGCCGCCCGAGCCGGGGTGAACCAGCAGCTCATCGCGTACCACTTCGGCGGGAAGCAGGGCCTGCTCGACGAACTGCGCGCACGATGGACCGCCGCGAGCACCGAGCACACCGCACAGCCCGCCGCGACGCTGGCCGAATCCGTGCGCTCCTACCTCGACCTGACCCTCGATCAGCCCGACTGGTCGCGGCTGGTGGTCTGGCGCGCCCTGGGCGACGCCTCCGACACCCCGCCCGAGGAGCAGTCCGGGCGCCTGCGGGCGGCCGTGGACGGCATCCGGCGGCGCCAGGCCGACGGCGAGATCGCCGAGGACCTCGACCCCGCGTTCGCCCTGCTGTTGTGCTACGCGCTCACCTTCGCGCCGATCGCGCTGCCGCACTTCGTCCGCGACATCACCGGCCTGGATCCGCTCTCGCCGGAGTACCGCGATCGGTGCGCCGCCGAGATCGTCAAACTGCTGGCTCCGCGCGACTCGAACCCCGACGAAAGGCCTTCGGTGTGA
- a CDS encoding NADP-dependent oxidoreductase — protein sequence MSTAIVFTEYGGPEVLRLVQAAPPTPGEGQIRVRVRAAGLQPADTLLRSGRFRAFMPARFPQRLGNELAGVVDAVGPGVEQFRFGEQVLGPAAAPGAHADHVLADAAQLVAKPDGLDWSQAGALSASGQTAATCLSDLGVGPGDTVLIHGAAGGVGSMAVQIAVARGARVVGTASERNHGFLRELGAVPVEYGPGLAERVRSVTDAPPDAAFDTAGTADALEASTELVADRSRIGTVAAAADVERYGIRRMSTRRSAEQLRELVELTRAGRLTVFVQRTFGLDQAYDAYKELDSGHVRGKLVFLMP from the coding sequence GTGAGTACGGCGATCGTGTTCACCGAATACGGCGGCCCCGAGGTATTGCGCCTGGTCCAGGCCGCACCGCCGACACCGGGCGAGGGCCAGATCCGGGTGCGGGTCCGGGCCGCCGGACTCCAGCCCGCCGACACGCTGCTGCGCAGCGGCCGCTTCCGCGCCTTCATGCCCGCCCGGTTCCCGCAACGGCTCGGCAACGAGCTGGCAGGCGTCGTCGACGCGGTGGGCCCCGGCGTGGAGCAGTTCCGGTTCGGCGAACAGGTGCTGGGTCCGGCCGCGGCACCCGGCGCGCACGCCGACCACGTCCTGGCCGACGCGGCCCAACTCGTGGCCAAGCCCGACGGGCTGGATTGGAGCCAGGCCGGCGCGCTGTCCGCGTCCGGGCAGACCGCCGCGACCTGCCTGTCCGACCTCGGCGTCGGACCGGGCGACACGGTGCTGATCCACGGCGCCGCCGGGGGCGTCGGGAGCATGGCGGTGCAGATCGCCGTGGCGCGCGGCGCCCGGGTCGTCGGGACCGCCTCGGAGCGCAATCACGGGTTCCTGCGCGAGCTCGGCGCCGTCCCGGTCGAGTACGGACCCGGACTCGCCGAGCGTGTCCGCTCGGTCACCGACGCCCCGCCCGACGCCGCCTTCGACACCGCCGGGACCGCCGACGCGCTGGAGGCCTCGACGGAGCTGGTCGCCGACCGCTCGCGGATCGGCACGGTCGCCGCCGCGGCCGATGTCGAACGGTACGGGATCCGCCGGATGAGCACGCGGCGGTCGGCCGAGCAGTTGCGGGAGCTCGTGGAACTGACGCGGGCCGGCCGGCTGACGGTCTTCGTCCAGCGGACGTTCGGCCTGGACCAGGCATACGACGCATATAAAGAGCTTGACAGTGGACACGTGCGTGGCAAGCTGGTGTTCCTCATGCCCTGA
- a CDS encoding GDSL-type esterase/lipase family protein, translating to MHKTSIAWRRWAIRAAIPVGAVFLLLASLWMAVRITPLQSVTAAGQTVDVGAAAPGLGFSGPGEMDLFGQTIATQPRFPGPVRPRLRLTHITANAELEQLLGSSDKNSAGVLGRQLSAGWLRYGLWESAVSAGIVVVVLSAVTGLRRYPLRRTVAVLASGVVAMTAVNAAGFVLLASGTPSALRHVHSLSDLVGRNAGYPVAPADGPALSGVQAVVIGDSTAAAIGNRPVAHPSALDQACGRSADSFAAQLAAVNDWNVLNLACSGATVRAGLLGPQPAGPLSAPPQIAQLQRAPKARVVIVSVGADDLHWADLTRFCAASPDCDDRVTDAYFQQQTAQFVMDYRDLLTQLAALPGHPAVIVNQYYDPFGPDTSCLAAEHVDAAKAKTLQGRLDQLNSALQQGAEAAGFISVQPSFAGHALCSAEPFVQGPKDKAPLHPTAAGELAIALADQGALYAAEQSPSGGQTSSAGDSSTGDSSGAGQP from the coding sequence TTGCACAAGACATCCATAGCGTGGCGCCGATGGGCGATCCGGGCTGCGATCCCGGTGGGAGCGGTGTTCCTGCTCCTGGCATCGTTGTGGATGGCCGTGCGCATCACGCCGTTGCAGTCGGTGACGGCGGCCGGACAGACGGTGGACGTCGGGGCGGCCGCGCCGGGTCTGGGGTTCTCCGGCCCCGGCGAGATGGACCTGTTCGGCCAGACGATCGCCACCCAGCCACGGTTCCCGGGACCGGTCCGCCCGCGGCTGCGGCTCACGCACATCACCGCCAACGCCGAACTGGAGCAGCTGCTCGGTTCCAGCGACAAGAACAGCGCCGGCGTCCTGGGCCGCCAGCTGTCCGCCGGGTGGCTGCGGTACGGGCTGTGGGAGAGCGCGGTGTCGGCGGGCATCGTCGTGGTGGTGCTCTCGGCCGTGACCGGCCTGCGGCGCTACCCGCTGCGCCGGACCGTGGCCGTCCTGGCCTCCGGGGTGGTGGCGATGACCGCCGTCAACGCCGCGGGATTCGTCCTGCTGGCCTCCGGTACGCCGTCGGCCCTGCGGCACGTGCACTCCCTGTCCGACCTTGTCGGCCGCAACGCCGGCTACCCCGTGGCCCCGGCCGACGGGCCCGCGCTGAGCGGGGTGCAGGCCGTGGTGATCGGCGACTCCACCGCGGCGGCGATCGGCAACCGGCCGGTGGCCCACCCCAGCGCCCTGGACCAGGCCTGCGGCCGCAGCGCCGACTCCTTCGCCGCGCAGCTGGCCGCGGTGAACGACTGGAACGTGCTGAACCTGGCCTGCTCGGGCGCGACCGTGCGCGCCGGCCTGCTCGGCCCGCAGCCGGCCGGCCCGCTCAGCGCGCCGCCGCAGATCGCCCAGCTCCAGCGCGCGCCGAAGGCCCGGGTGGTCATCGTCAGCGTCGGCGCCGACGACCTGCACTGGGCCGACCTGACCCGGTTCTGCGCGGCCAGCCCCGACTGCGACGACCGGGTCACCGACGCCTACTTCCAGCAGCAGACGGCCCAGTTCGTCATGGACTACCGCGACCTGCTCACCCAGCTCGCGGCGCTGCCGGGCCACCCGGCGGTGATCGTCAACCAGTACTACGACCCCTTCGGCCCGGACACCTCCTGCCTGGCCGCCGAGCACGTCGACGCGGCCAAGGCCAAGACCCTGCAGGGCCGCCTGGACCAGCTCAACAGCGCACTGCAACAGGGCGCCGAGGCGGCCGGGTTCATCTCGGTGCAGCCCTCGTTCGCCGGGCACGCGCTGTGCAGCGCCGAGCCGTTCGTACAGGGCCCGAAGGACAAGGCCCCGCTGCACCCGACCGCGGCCGGCGAGCTGGCCATAGCGCTGGCCGACCAGGGGGCGCTGTACGCCGCCGAGCAGTCGCCCTCGGGCGGGCAGACGTCGTCGGCCGGCGATTCCTCGACCGGGGACTCCTCGGGCGCCGGGCAGCCCTGA
- a CDS encoding peptidoglycan-binding protein — MRFTPKTAALAAVGAVALVAAAPVAANAANATSATSTTAHQAVAAAAVKPASSINGSISASEILSRAASWNGTLYSTTTYKYGPGSDVAYRTDCSGYVSMAFHLSSSLTTVTLPSVVHSISKADLQPGDILGVLGAGTGGNAGHVLIFDGWADSAHTEYNAWENSGDQGVHHGTIPYPYWPNTSGPAASLYQPYRYNNESGSTGGGIPPWPNLTVNSSGTNVEAAQYLLDDHGASIATDGSFGANTEAATKAYQSSHGLGVDGQIGPQTWSSLIVQIQLNSSGDAVKAAQLELNKYGYGLAVDGSFGSGTEAAAKAFQSAHGLQVDGQIGPQTWETLVGD, encoded by the coding sequence GTGAGGTTCACCCCGAAGACCGCGGCGCTGGCCGCGGTCGGCGCCGTGGCCCTGGTGGCCGCCGCCCCGGTGGCCGCGAACGCCGCGAACGCGACGAGCGCCACGAGCACCACGGCGCACCAGGCGGTGGCCGCGGCCGCGGTCAAGCCCGCCTCCTCGATCAACGGCAGCATCTCGGCCTCGGAGATCCTCTCCCGGGCCGCGTCGTGGAACGGGACCCTGTACAGCACCACGACCTACAAGTACGGGCCCGGCAGCGACGTCGCCTACCGCACCGACTGCTCCGGCTACGTGTCGATGGCGTTCCACCTGTCCAGCAGCCTGACCACGGTGACGCTGCCCTCGGTGGTGCACTCGATCAGCAAGGCCGACCTGCAGCCCGGCGACATCCTCGGCGTGCTCGGCGCGGGCACCGGCGGCAACGCCGGGCACGTGCTGATCTTCGACGGCTGGGCCGACAGCGCCCACACCGAGTACAACGCCTGGGAGAACTCCGGCGACCAGGGCGTGCACCACGGCACGATCCCCTACCCGTACTGGCCGAACACCAGCGGCCCGGCAGCCTCGCTCTACCAGCCCTACCGGTACAACAACGAGAGCGGCTCGACCGGGGGCGGGATCCCGCCGTGGCCGAACCTCACGGTCAACAGCTCGGGCACCAACGTCGAGGCCGCCCAGTACCTGCTGGACGACCACGGGGCGTCCATCGCGACCGACGGTTCCTTCGGTGCGAACACCGAGGCCGCGACCAAGGCCTACCAGTCCTCGCACGGCCTGGGCGTGGACGGCCAGATCGGCCCGCAGACCTGGAGTTCGCTGATCGTCCAGATCCAGCTGAACTCCAGCGGCGACGCGGTCAAGGCCGCGCAGCTGGAGCTGAACAAGTACGGCTACGGCCTGGCGGTCGACGGCTCGTTCGGCTCCGGCACCGAGGCCGCGGCCAAGGCGTTCCAGTCGGCGCACGGCCTGCAGGTCGACGGGCAGATCGGCCCGCAGACGTGGGAGACGCTGGTCGGCGACTGA
- a CDS encoding DMT family transporter: MSIAVAVTAALLAALCFAVAAVLQQAAAASVPEDQSLRPSLVVSLVRRPVWVAGMVLDIASFIILGVALAYGPLVLVMPLAATDLVFALPLLAWRQGRRLTRAEVGGVACTVGGMAAFLVVLPSTEGTVLPALADWVPLLAVVAGLVAGLLAVGVRKSGRVRTALFAAAAGMLLALLDALAKSAAGLFRDDGLGALGHWEPYALIAVGVTGLLLVQSAYNAGSLAISLPVIDTVEPVGSVLIGAAVFSEPLATGRALAVQVLAGMLAVAGIVILSRSPLVRA; encoded by the coding sequence ATGTCCATTGCGGTCGCGGTGACGGCGGCGCTCCTGGCCGCCCTGTGCTTCGCGGTCGCCGCCGTGCTTCAGCAGGCCGCCGCCGCCTCGGTGCCCGAAGACCAGTCGCTGCGCCCCAGCCTGGTCGTGTCGCTGGTGCGGCGGCCCGTCTGGGTCGCGGGCATGGTGCTGGACATCGCTTCCTTCATCATCCTGGGGGTGGCGCTCGCGTACGGCCCGCTGGTGCTGGTGATGCCGCTGGCAGCCACCGACCTGGTGTTCGCGCTGCCGCTGTTGGCCTGGCGCCAGGGCCGGCGGCTGACCCGGGCCGAGGTGGGCGGTGTGGCGTGCACGGTCGGCGGCATGGCCGCGTTCCTGGTGGTGCTGCCCTCCACGGAGGGGACCGTCCTGCCCGCGCTGGCGGACTGGGTGCCGCTGCTGGCCGTGGTGGCGGGGCTGGTGGCCGGGCTGCTCGCGGTGGGGGTCCGGAAGTCCGGCCGGGTCCGGACCGCTTTGTTCGCGGCCGCGGCCGGGATGCTGCTGGCGCTGCTCGACGCGCTGGCCAAGAGCGCGGCCGGCCTGTTCCGCGATGACGGTCTGGGGGCCTTGGGGCACTGGGAGCCCTACGCGCTGATCGCCGTCGGCGTCACCGGGCTGCTCCTGGTCCAGAGCGCTTACAACGCCGGCTCCCTGGCGATCAGCCTGCCGGTCATCGACACCGTGGAGCCGGTCGGCTCGGTGCTGATCGGCGCCGCCGTCTTCTCCGAGCCGCTGGCCACCGGGCGGGCGCTGGCCGTCCAGGTCCTGGCCGGGATGCTCGCGGTCGCCGGGATCGTGATCCTGAGCCGGTCCCCGCTGGTGCGGGCCTGA